The Sphingomonas alpina genome has a segment encoding these proteins:
- a CDS encoding NADPH-dependent FMN reductase, which produces MTRIIGIAGSLRRQSFNLGLLRAAAELMPDGATLEVHTINDIPLYNADVEVAEGLPRAVTDLKDKIAAADGLLLATPEYNNGIPGVFKNSIDWLSRPASDIGRVFGAKPVAVIGASPGGFGTILAQNAWLGVLRTLGTKPWFEGRLLAARAGGSFDAEGRLTDDAVREKLAGFVAGFVAFIEEGRS; this is translated from the coding sequence GTGACGCGCATCATCGGCATCGCCGGCAGCCTCAGGCGCCAGTCGTTCAATCTGGGGCTGTTGCGTGCCGCGGCGGAGCTGATGCCCGATGGCGCGACGCTTGAGGTCCACACCATCAACGACATCCCGCTCTATAATGCCGATGTGGAAGTGGCCGAGGGGCTGCCGCGCGCGGTGACCGATCTCAAGGATAAGATTGCCGCGGCCGATGGGCTGCTGCTGGCGACCCCTGAATACAACAATGGCATTCCCGGCGTATTCAAGAACAGCATCGACTGGCTGTCCCGCCCGGCGAGCGATATCGGCCGGGTGTTCGGTGCGAAACCCGTCGCGGTGATCGGGGCGTCGCCGGGCGGGTTCGGCACGATATTGGCGCAGAATGCCTGGCTCGGCGTGCTGCGTACGCTCGGCACCAAGCCTTGGTTCGAGGGACGCCTGCTTGCTGCGCGCGCCGGCGGATCGTTCGATGCCGAAGGGCGGCTGACCGACGATGCCGTTCGCGAAAAGCTCGCCGGGTTCGTCGCCGGCTTCGTTGCATTCATCGAGGAGGGCAGATCATGA
- a CDS encoding OsmC family protein → MSDLVSVSVTETGESPFAVRIVTGGHIVVGDEPASMGGADLGPSPYQLLTAALGECTAMTVRWFARQRQWPVDHIAVDVTHRKGAVEGRAGMVDIFHKTVRIRGAALTEEQHERLIDVAAKCPVHRTLEGGSSIATVADRVG, encoded by the coding sequence ATGAGTGACCTTGTCAGCGTCAGTGTCACCGAGACAGGAGAGAGCCCGTTTGCTGTCCGGATCGTGACAGGCGGTCATATCGTCGTCGGTGACGAGCCAGCATCGATGGGGGGCGCCGATCTCGGTCCGTCACCCTATCAGCTGCTCACCGCCGCGCTGGGCGAATGTACCGCAATGACCGTGCGCTGGTTTGCGCGCCAGCGCCAATGGCCGGTGGACCATATCGCGGTGGATGTGACGCACCGGAAAGGCGCGGTCGAGGGCAGGGCGGGCATGGTCGACATCTTCCACAAGACGGTCCGGATCCGGGGCGCTGCGCTGACCGAAGAGCAGCATGAGCGGCTGATCGATGTTGCCGCGAAATGCCCGGTACACAGGACGCTCGAGGGAGGATCGTCGATCGCTACAGTGGCTGACCGGGTGGGATAG
- a CDS encoding DUF4403 family protein, protein MILGHLLRFRRTFVLGLALLSASCSSTTGNPAPPKNQSPAELPQQTSTIVVPISVGLADLEAGLNQRTPQTLWKIDEFVPSCVPAQRLKVFGKKLKVTPTLHCRIAGQVTRGRISLSGSGDVLTITMPIRAAISAKNVGGIIKQETATGAAIVRAQAKLSVDRRWSPVAKVNIAYDWTDPPGIDFLGQRIRFTSKADAKLKSVVANLERDLPKELAKLRMHDRLQGLWKQGFASILLNRERPPVWMRVTPRELGFEGYRVSGRTLEMTLAAQALTETFVGDRPADPTPTPLPPPSPRYGSKGLRFFIPVLADYAQLEPVVERALVRRAKKGISLTGIGPVDAEFGKVTIYATDGGRLAVGIQAKVQQRSGIRATTSGVIWLSAIPYNETNSQRVLVRDLKIAGQADSRVVNLLFSLFEDPSVLEGIRASLTHDFGGDYQKVLLAARKAIAGHREGDFVFAANVSTVTNGTLKVTGEGLFMPVQASGQASISYKPR, encoded by the coding sequence ATGATATTGGGACACCTCCTCCGATTCCGGCGGACATTCGTACTGGGCCTGGCACTGCTGTCGGCCTCCTGCAGCAGCACGACCGGCAATCCCGCACCCCCGAAGAATCAATCGCCGGCGGAGTTGCCGCAGCAGACGTCGACCATCGTCGTCCCGATCAGCGTCGGGCTCGCCGATCTGGAAGCGGGCCTCAACCAGCGCACGCCGCAGACCCTGTGGAAGATCGACGAATTCGTGCCGAGTTGCGTGCCGGCTCAGCGCTTGAAGGTGTTCGGCAAGAAGCTGAAAGTCACGCCGACCCTGCACTGCCGGATCGCCGGGCAAGTGACGCGCGGGCGGATCAGCCTGAGCGGCAGCGGCGATGTGCTCACGATCACCATGCCGATCCGCGCCGCAATCAGCGCGAAGAATGTCGGCGGCATCATCAAGCAGGAAACGGCGACCGGCGCCGCCATCGTCCGGGCGCAGGCGAAACTGTCGGTCGATCGGCGCTGGTCGCCGGTGGCGAAGGTCAACATCGCCTATGACTGGACCGATCCACCCGGCATCGATTTCCTCGGCCAGAGGATCCGTTTCACCAGCAAGGCCGACGCCAAGCTGAAGTCGGTGGTCGCCAACCTCGAGCGCGATCTGCCCAAGGAGCTTGCCAAACTCCGCATGCACGATCGTTTGCAGGGCCTGTGGAAACAGGGCTTCGCCTCGATCCTGCTCAACCGCGAGCGCCCGCCGGTCTGGATGCGGGTAACGCCGCGCGAGCTGGGCTTCGAAGGGTATCGCGTCTCCGGCCGCACGCTCGAAATGACCCTCGCGGCGCAGGCCCTGACCGAGACGTTCGTGGGTGATCGTCCGGCTGACCCAACGCCCACGCCGTTGCCGCCGCCATCACCCCGTTATGGATCCAAGGGCCTGCGCTTCTTCATTCCGGTTCTCGCGGACTATGCGCAGCTTGAGCCGGTGGTCGAACGCGCGCTGGTGAGGCGGGCAAAGAAGGGGATCAGTCTGACCGGCATCGGGCCGGTCGATGCGGAATTCGGCAAGGTGACCATCTATGCCACGGATGGCGGCCGTCTGGCGGTCGGAATACAGGCCAAGGTCCAGCAGCGCAGCGGCATCCGCGCTACTACCAGCGGCGTGATCTGGCTGTCCGCCATTCCCTATAATGAGACGAATTCACAGCGGGTGCTGGTCCGCGACCTGAAGATCGCCGGGCAGGCCGACAGTCGTGTCGTCAACCTGTTGTTCTCGCTGTTCGAGGATCCGTCGGTCCTGGAGGGGATACGCGCATCGTTGACGCATGATTTTGGCGGCGATTATCAGAAGGTCCTCCTCGCGGCGCGGAAAGCGATTGCCGGCCACCGCGAAGGCGATTTCGTGTTTGCCGCCAATGTGTCCACCGTGACGAACGGAACCCTGAAGGTCACGGGCGAGGGATTGTTCATGCCGGTCCAAGCCAGCGGGCAGGCCAGCATTTCCTACAAGCCGCGCTAG
- a CDS encoding alpha/beta hydrolase family protein, translated as MATPIERRRLIQAAGLAVALFNADRATIAAPGWQARKTPRSPWYDLGLFEDGVMNSQLLHALGTTYSGSADIGEVLDTGVRIDGTDDWSWPREWMNTAQRVERTARASEQQDRRTSAGKAYLRAATYYRQVVMHHPEPSHSSNRDAAQRSSDAYRQAVRLLRWPAQPVQIPYENTALPGYFLRSPRARGDAPLIILQQGRDAWPEASKHICDDALERGYHALFVHSPGQGMALRAQGLPFRHDWERVVSPMIDFAERIAGVDRKRIGLLGWSMGGALVPRAAAFEHRIKLIVANPGVLDWGASTFEQLEIYIPELLPLLDSDPARFDREIRALMDQQQLIRWFMRDAMAKHGVGSPSALLFELRRYSNVDSVRRIKARTLVMDGSGETTSVGQARQLYDALRCPKTFMLFEAEDTGLLHCQEGAAAVSDHRLFDWIDEYI; from the coding sequence ATGGCAACACCGATCGAACGCAGGCGACTCATCCAGGCCGCGGGGCTTGCGGTGGCGCTGTTCAACGCCGACCGCGCCACCATCGCGGCGCCGGGATGGCAAGCCAGAAAGACTCCCCGATCGCCCTGGTATGATCTGGGGCTGTTCGAGGACGGCGTGATGAACAGCCAGCTCCTGCATGCACTCGGAACCACCTATTCGGGAAGCGCCGACATCGGCGAAGTCCTCGATACCGGAGTCCGGATCGACGGCACCGACGATTGGAGCTGGCCACGCGAATGGATGAACACGGCGCAGCGCGTCGAGCGAACGGCCCGGGCGAGCGAGCAGCAGGATCGTCGGACAAGCGCCGGCAAAGCCTATCTGCGTGCCGCGACCTATTACCGCCAGGTGGTCATGCACCATCCGGAGCCCAGTCACTCCAGCAATCGCGACGCGGCCCAGCGTTCGTCCGACGCCTATCGCCAGGCAGTGCGATTGCTGCGCTGGCCGGCACAGCCAGTACAGATACCCTATGAAAACACTGCCTTGCCCGGCTATTTCCTGCGCTCGCCACGCGCACGCGGCGATGCGCCACTCATCATCCTGCAACAGGGCCGCGACGCCTGGCCGGAAGCGAGCAAGCACATCTGCGACGATGCGCTCGAGCGCGGCTATCATGCCCTGTTCGTGCACAGCCCCGGCCAGGGCATGGCATTGCGGGCGCAGGGTTTGCCATTCCGCCATGACTGGGAACGCGTCGTCTCGCCGATGATCGACTTTGCCGAGCGGATCGCCGGGGTCGACCGGAAGCGGATTGGCTTGCTCGGCTGGAGCATGGGCGGCGCACTCGTGCCGCGCGCCGCGGCGTTCGAGCATCGCATCAAGCTGATCGTCGCCAATCCCGGCGTTCTCGATTGGGGCGCATCGACCTTCGAGCAGCTCGAGATCTATATTCCGGAATTGCTGCCTCTGCTGGACAGCGATCCCGCACGCTTCGATCGCGAAATACGCGCTCTGATGGATCAGCAGCAGCTCATTCGCTGGTTCATGCGCGATGCCATGGCCAAGCACGGCGTCGGATCGCCATCGGCACTGCTCTTCGAACTCCGGCGATATTCAAATGTCGACTCGGTTCGCAGGATCAAGGCACGCACGCTCGTGATGGACGGCAGCGGCGAGACCACCAGCGTCGGCCAGGCGCGGCAGCTCTATGACGCGCTGCGCTGCCCCAAGACCTTCATGCTGTTCGAGGCCGAGGATACGGGCCTGCTGCATTGCCAGGAGGGCGCGGCCGCGGTGAGCGACCACCGACTGTTCGACTGGATCGACGAATATATCTGA
- a CDS encoding TonB-dependent receptor plug domain-containing protein has protein sequence MKIERILCCATSAIALMYSSGALAQATTAPQTADTPAEQAGIEPAGAEAGDDGREIIVTGSRIRRDGFDQPTPTTVLGDVELRQGARANIQQVLNDQPQFRATVTPQVSNGNTSTGTAPVDLRGLGINRTLTLVNGRRFVGDNNLNFVPTGLIEQVQVVTGGASAAWGSGAVAGVVNLILKDDLQGVTVGAQSGISSRGDGMRYGFDASFGTKFAGGNGHFMIGGEYLKDEGIFDRNSRRNLGSAGIVRVNPTSLTDLSTRLTRDVNYGNISRDGLITTGVLAGQNFGSDGVLRPFRGGTPLGAGAFPGQMIGGADGVGLYDDVSASTPFDRLNIYGRASYDLGGATIWVDGTYGRSTSNARFLTDFIVPPLTISATNPFLSAAVRNQLAAAGETSFTLGRMFSDVLSMRFNTKRENWEGAFGINGDLGKFKYRAHYSHGEIHENERLENSRIDANFTNALDAVSSGGKIVCAINADAITTNDDPACRPLNPFGRYNASAEAVDYVTGTQQQLTTTKLDSVAAEIQGDLFSLWAGPVTLVVGGEARWSSISSTRNADAVAGIFSLPVYTSDLKGSFNVKEAFTEVSFPVIDAEGVAKVELNGAARYSDYSNSGGIWSWKAGGTARLFNDLLLRVTRSRDIRSPDINELFSVRNINVGALVDQDSAGRVAIPGYNATPQAVTTYSGGNPDLVPEVSKGWTAGITYSPSFFRGFSLAVDYYDVNINGAITTLTASSLTLACSKGNTAACNSIIRNPTTQTVETVFSNSQNIASFSTRGVDIEASYVLPLSRVSSSMGGTLRMRALATYIDSFIFDTGVTRVDSAGSVGDATANGVPKWRGTLGLTYQDNIVGFDARVRYVDGGLYNRALTTLVNNKIASRTYLDLGAQFKVMDRFTLFGNVNNVFDAPPPITTAGNPHYDIVGTYFTAGVRVKF, from the coding sequence ATGAAAATCGAACGGATTCTATGCTGTGCGACGTCGGCAATTGCCTTGATGTACAGCAGCGGTGCCCTGGCTCAGGCAACAACCGCGCCGCAGACCGCCGACACACCTGCCGAACAGGCCGGTATCGAGCCAGCCGGTGCTGAGGCTGGGGACGATGGCCGGGAAATCATCGTCACCGGGTCGCGCATTCGTCGCGACGGTTTCGATCAACCCACGCCCACCACGGTGCTCGGTGATGTCGAACTGCGGCAGGGCGCGCGCGCCAATATCCAGCAAGTCTTGAACGATCAGCCGCAATTTCGCGCGACGGTGACGCCGCAGGTCTCGAACGGCAACACTTCGACCGGTACGGCGCCGGTCGATCTGCGCGGCCTTGGCATCAATCGCACGCTGACTCTGGTCAACGGACGGCGTTTCGTCGGCGATAACAATCTGAACTTCGTGCCGACCGGCCTGATCGAGCAGGTTCAGGTCGTGACGGGCGGTGCATCTGCGGCCTGGGGGTCGGGCGCGGTCGCCGGCGTGGTCAACCTTATCCTCAAGGACGATCTGCAAGGCGTAACGGTCGGCGCGCAGAGCGGCATTTCATCGCGCGGCGACGGCATGCGGTATGGTTTCGATGCCAGCTTCGGCACAAAATTCGCGGGTGGCAACGGCCATTTCATGATCGGCGGCGAGTATCTCAAGGATGAGGGGATCTTCGATCGCAATTCGCGGCGCAATCTGGGCAGCGCCGGGATCGTGCGGGTCAATCCGACCAGTCTGACCGATTTGTCGACGCGCCTGACGCGTGACGTGAATTACGGCAATATCAGCCGGGATGGCCTGATCACGACCGGCGTTCTGGCTGGTCAGAACTTCGGCAGCGATGGCGTGCTGCGTCCATTTCGCGGTGGTACCCCGCTCGGCGCCGGAGCCTTTCCGGGCCAGATGATCGGTGGCGCCGACGGTGTTGGCCTATATGACGATGTCAGCGCCTCGACGCCGTTCGACCGGCTCAACATCTATGGCCGGGCGAGCTATGATCTGGGTGGGGCGACGATCTGGGTCGATGGGACCTATGGGCGATCGACCAGCAATGCGCGATTCCTGACCGATTTCATCGTTCCGCCGCTGACGATTTCGGCAACCAACCCATTCCTGTCGGCGGCAGTGCGCAACCAGCTGGCGGCGGCGGGCGAGACCAGCTTCACGCTCGGCCGTATGTTCAGCGATGTCCTGTCGATGAGGTTCAATACCAAGCGTGAGAATTGGGAAGGCGCGTTCGGCATCAACGGCGACCTCGGCAAGTTCAAATATCGTGCGCATTACAGCCATGGCGAGATTCACGAGAATGAACGGCTCGAGAATTCGCGGATCGACGCCAACTTCACCAATGCGCTGGACGCCGTGTCGAGCGGCGGCAAGATCGTCTGTGCGATCAACGCCGATGCAATTACCACCAATGACGACCCGGCGTGCCGCCCGCTCAATCCGTTCGGTCGCTACAACGCCTCGGCCGAGGCAGTGGATTACGTCACGGGGACGCAGCAGCAATTGACGACGACGAAACTGGATTCGGTGGCGGCCGAAATACAGGGCGACCTTTTCTCGCTCTGGGCCGGCCCGGTTACTCTGGTTGTCGGCGGCGAAGCGCGCTGGTCGAGCATCTCATCCACGCGCAACGCCGATGCGGTGGCCGGCATTTTCAGCCTGCCGGTTTATACCAGCGACCTGAAGGGCAGCTTCAACGTGAAGGAAGCCTTTACCGAGGTTTCCTTCCCGGTGATCGACGCCGAGGGTGTGGCGAAAGTCGAGCTTAACGGCGCGGCGCGCTATTCGGATTACAGCAATAGCGGCGGTATCTGGTCCTGGAAGGCCGGCGGCACCGCACGGCTGTTCAATGACCTGTTGCTGCGCGTGACGCGTTCGCGTGACATCCGGTCGCCCGATATCAATGAATTGTTCAGCGTCCGGAACATCAATGTCGGCGCGCTGGTCGATCAGGACAGTGCCGGCCGGGTGGCAATTCCCGGCTATAATGCGACGCCGCAGGCGGTGACCACCTATAGCGGCGGGAACCCGGACCTGGTGCCCGAAGTCAGCAAGGGCTGGACCGCCGGCATAACCTATTCGCCGTCCTTCTTTCGCGGCTTCAGCCTGGCGGTCGACTATTACGATGTGAACATCAACGGCGCGATCACCACCCTGACCGCATCGAGCCTGACACTTGCCTGTTCGAAGGGGAATACGGCCGCGTGCAACTCGATCATCCGCAACCCGACGACCCAGACGGTCGAAACGGTGTTCTCCAATTCGCAGAACATCGCCAGCTTCTCGACCCGCGGCGTCGACATCGAAGCATCCTATGTGCTGCCCTTGTCCAGGGTCAGCAGCAGCATGGGCGGTACGCTGCGAATGCGTGCGCTGGCGACCTATATCGACAGCTTCATCTTCGACACGGGCGTCACCCGGGTCGATAGTGCGGGCAGTGTTGGCGACGCGACGGCCAACGGCGTTCCCAAATGGCGTGGCACGCTCGGCCTGACCTATCAGGATAACATCGTCGGGTTCGATGCCCGGGTGCGCTATGTCGATGGCGGGCTGTATAATCGCGCGCTGACCACGCTGGTGAACAACAAGATCGCGTCGCGGACCTATCTCGATCTCGGCGCGCAGTTCAAGGTGATGGACCGCTTCACCCTGTTCGGCAACGTCAACAATGTGTTCGACGCGCCGCCGCCGATCACCACCGCCGGCAACCCGCATTACGATATTGTCGGCACCTATTTCACCGCCGGCGTGCGCGTGAAATTCTGA
- a CDS encoding serine hydrolase domain-containing protein, protein MMKYSPKTLTAGALLAIAPLTVTAAPLAAKTPAVKANRAAAAVAISPVSLAALPSFIDGVMAEQIATREVAGGVVTIVYKGKVLLSRGYGYANVDKRIPVDPARTLFRPGSVSKLFTWTALMQQVEQGKVDLDADVNTYLDYKIPALGSTPIRVRDLFQHTPGMSDIGGITAENVGKLVPYRDWMKAHIPARVWAPGTEISYSNYGAALAGYIVERVSGEPYPDYVEKHIFRPLGMMTTTFREPLTGAMRDHMATGYEVKDGRLLATPFEYYSLIMPAGSASATAPDMARFMLAMLNKGQLGTARILTPASVAFLESNSFANAPHLAGMAHGFMVHREAGPRLVGHGGNTQDFHSNLTIAPAADFGFFVSFTGGTGSYLGRTELSDAIIGKVFPQKPAPRWTGSEKRPPLGGYRSNRRDYAEAAQPEYDLKISMPADHIVTVENSGRKTSWEQVGPGLYELVTGARDGGPYDRLEFYGTNADPRLSFGSQPHVTYHFVKP, encoded by the coding sequence ATGATGAAATACAGCCCGAAAACCCTGACCGCCGGCGCCCTGCTGGCGATCGCGCCGCTCACCGTGACGGCGGCGCCACTCGCCGCGAAAACCCCCGCCGTCAAAGCGAATCGCGCTGCCGCGGCGGTGGCGATCAGTCCGGTCAGCCTGGCGGCGCTACCCAGCTTTATCGATGGCGTGATGGCCGAACAGATCGCTACGCGCGAAGTGGCAGGGGGCGTGGTGACCATCGTCTACAAGGGCAAGGTGCTGCTTTCGCGGGGCTATGGCTATGCCAATGTCGACAAGCGCATCCCGGTCGATCCTGCGCGCACGCTGTTCCGGCCGGGATCGGTGTCGAAACTGTTCACCTGGACTGCGCTGATGCAGCAGGTGGAGCAGGGTAAGGTCGATCTCGACGCCGATGTGAATACCTATCTCGACTACAAGATTCCTGCCCTTGGATCGACGCCGATCCGGGTGCGCGACCTGTTTCAACATACACCCGGGATGAGCGATATCGGGGGCATCACGGCGGAGAATGTAGGCAAGCTGGTGCCGTATCGCGACTGGATGAAAGCGCACATCCCGGCGCGAGTATGGGCGCCGGGCACCGAGATTTCCTATTCCAACTATGGCGCTGCACTGGCCGGCTATATCGTCGAGCGCGTCTCGGGCGAGCCCTATCCCGATTACGTCGAGAAGCACATCTTTCGTCCGCTCGGCATGATGACGACCACCTTTCGCGAGCCGCTGACCGGCGCGATGCGGGACCATATGGCGACGGGGTACGAGGTGAAGGACGGGCGTCTCCTGGCTACACCATTCGAATATTACAGCCTGATCATGCCGGCCGGATCGGCCTCGGCGACCGCACCCGACATGGCGCGCTTCATGCTCGCCATGCTCAACAAGGGGCAGCTTGGCACGGCGCGGATCCTGACCCCGGCATCGGTCGCGTTCCTGGAGAGCAATTCATTCGCCAATGCCCCGCACCTTGCCGGGATGGCGCATGGTTTCATGGTTCACCGCGAAGCCGGGCCGCGCCTGGTCGGACATGGCGGCAACACCCAGGATTTCCACTCCAACCTGACCATCGCCCCGGCCGCCGATTTCGGCTTCTTCGTGTCGTTCACCGGCGGGACCGGAAGCTATCTCGGGCGCACCGAATTGAGCGATGCGATCATCGGAAAAGTCTTTCCGCAAAAGCCCGCACCGCGCTGGACCGGCAGCGAGAAGCGGCCGCCTCTCGGCGGCTATCGCAGCAATCGCCGCGATTATGCCGAGGCGGCTCAACCGGAATATGATCTGAAGATCTCAATGCCGGCGGATCATATCGTCACAGTCGAGAATAGCGGGCGCAAGACGTCCTGGGAGCAGGTCGGCCCCGGCTTGTATGAACTGGTCACCGGCGCGCGCGATGGTGGGCCCTATGACCGGCTGGAGTTCTACGGCACGAACGCGGACCCGCGGCTGTCGTTCGGCTCGCAACCGCATGTGACCTATCATTTCGTGAAGCCCTGA
- a CDS encoding helix-turn-helix domain-containing protein: protein MQSGQLTLGTVLKGLRSRNNWTLKQMSERSGIPVSTLSKVEHDRLTLTYDKLQQLSERLNIRMSEMFAEGETSATSGVMARRSIGTLDRAVRVNTPNYDYYYLCTELRQKRMIPNLTKIRAKSLQEFGDLVRHAGEEFIFVVKGRIVVHTEFYDPVELGEGESIYIDSAMGHAYLVAEGCDEAVTIGVMSSGEDNLMTSLINIHEERTQDIAAA, encoded by the coding sequence ATGCAAAGCGGTCAACTCACACTCGGCACAGTGCTGAAGGGGCTTCGCAGCCGCAACAACTGGACGCTGAAGCAGATGAGCGAGCGCAGCGGCATTCCGGTGTCGACTTTGTCGAAGGTCGAACATGACCGCCTGACATTGACCTATGACAAGCTGCAGCAATTGAGCGAGCGGCTCAACATTCGCATGTCGGAGATGTTCGCCGAGGGCGAAACATCGGCCACATCGGGGGTGATGGCACGCCGCAGCATCGGCACGCTCGATCGGGCGGTGCGGGTCAACACTCCCAATTATGATTATTATTATCTGTGCACCGAATTGCGCCAGAAACGCATGATCCCCAATTTGACCAAGATCCGCGCCAAGTCGCTGCAGGAGTTCGGCGACCTGGTGCGTCATGCCGGCGAGGAATTCATCTTCGTGGTCAAGGGACGCATCGTCGTCCACACCGAATTCTACGACCCGGTCGAACTCGGCGAAGGCGAATCGATCTATATCGATTCAGCGATGGGCCATGCCTATCTCGTCGCCGAAGGCTGTGACGAAGCCGTGACGATCGGCGTGATGTCGAGCGGCGAGGACAATCTCATGACCTCGCTGATCAACATCCATGAGGAACGCACCCAGGATATCGCCGCGGCCTGA
- a CDS encoding N-acyl-D-amino-acid deacylase family protein — protein MKFRTSAIVATLLTATLSSAAPARKGGGPTYDTLLKGGTIYDGLGGAAVTGDVAIRGDRIVYVGPKAPGTAQTTIDAKGLAVAPGFINMLSWAVESLIADGRGLSDIRQGVTLEVFGEGDSFGPVTPGMKRLAVDRQSDVKYPIAWNSLAEYLDWLAKRGIAPNVASFIGATTVRANVLGEEDVDPTPAQLQQMRGLVAKAMRDGAIGVGSSLIYAPASYAETPELIALVDEVGRCDGLYISHMRSEGDRLIEAIDELIEISRRTGARAEIYHFKQAGKDNWPKIDAAIARVEAARQAGLKITADMYPYTIAGSGLDASMPTWVQSGGLEKWIERMKDPKVRARLVDEIGKPGVGWENMYRASGGADGLIAVGFKSEKLKPLTGKTIAEIAAMRHTSPIETMMDLVIEDGSRVGIIYRIMDEANVARAVALPWMSFGSDADAQAPEGPFLKSRPHPRAYGTFARVVGHYARDEGRMPMAEAIRRMTSLPAANLGIRERGRLAPGYHADIAVFDPKSFVDRATVQQPQAFAAGMRSVYVNGKAVLLNGEPTANRPGQVVRGPGWTGWPGGGACRKR, from the coding sequence ATGAAGTTCCGGACTAGTGCGATCGTCGCCACTCTCCTGACCGCCACGCTGAGCTCGGCCGCGCCCGCACGCAAGGGGGGCGGTCCGACGTATGACACCCTCCTGAAAGGCGGCACCATCTATGACGGGTTGGGCGGCGCAGCGGTGACCGGCGATGTCGCGATCCGCGGCGACCGTATCGTTTATGTCGGTCCAAAGGCGCCGGGTACTGCGCAGACGACGATCGATGCCAAGGGGCTCGCCGTGGCGCCTGGTTTCATCAATATGCTCAGCTGGGCGGTCGAATCCCTGATCGCCGACGGGCGCGGGTTGAGCGATATCCGTCAGGGCGTGACGCTGGAGGTGTTCGGCGAGGGCGACAGTTTCGGGCCGGTGACACCGGGGATGAAGCGGCTCGCGGTCGATCGCCAGAGCGACGTCAAATATCCGATCGCATGGAACTCGCTTGCCGAATATCTCGACTGGCTGGCCAAGCGCGGCATCGCGCCAAATGTCGCTTCGTTCATCGGCGCGACCACCGTGCGCGCGAACGTGCTGGGCGAGGAGGATGTCGATCCGACGCCCGCGCAATTGCAGCAGATGCGCGGCCTGGTGGCGAAGGCGATGCGCGATGGCGCGATCGGGGTGGGATCGTCGCTGATCTATGCGCCTGCCAGTTATGCCGAGACGCCCGAACTGATCGCGCTGGTCGACGAGGTAGGGCGCTGCGACGGCCTGTATATCAGTCATATGCGGTCCGAGGGTGACCGGTTGATCGAGGCGATCGACGAGCTGATCGAGATTTCGCGCAGGACCGGCGCGCGCGCCGAAATCTATCACTTCAAACAAGCCGGAAAGGACAATTGGCCGAAGATCGATGCCGCGATTGCGCGGGTCGAGGCAGCGCGCCAGGCAGGCCTGAAGATCACCGCCGACATGTATCCCTATACCATCGCGGGCTCGGGTCTCGACGCCTCGATGCCGACCTGGGTCCAGTCCGGCGGACTGGAGAAATGGATCGAGCGGATGAAGGATCCGAAGGTCCGTGCGCGGCTGGTCGACGAGATCGGCAAGCCGGGAGTGGGCTGGGAGAATATGTATCGTGCCTCGGGCGGCGCCGACGGGCTGATCGCGGTCGGCTTCAAGAGCGAGAAGCTGAAGCCGCTGACCGGCAAGACCATCGCCGAGATTGCGGCGATGCGCCACACCTCGCCGATCGAGACGATGATGGATCTGGTGATCGAAGATGGCAGCCGGGTCGGCATCATCTATCGCATCATGGACGAGGCAAATGTCGCCCGCGCCGTGGCGCTGCCCTGGATGAGCTTCGGATCGGATGCCGATGCGCAGGCGCCGGAGGGGCCGTTCCTGAAATCGCGGCCGCACCCGCGCGCCTATGGCACTTTCGCGCGGGTGGTCGGTCATTATGCTCGCGACGAAGGGCGGATGCCGATGGCCGAGGCGATCCGGCGCATGACCTCGCTGCCGGCCGCCAATCTCGGCATCAGGGAACGCGGCCGGCTCGCGCCCGGCTATCACGCGGATATTGCGGTCTTCGACCCTAAAAGCTTCGTCGATCGCGCAACCGTGCAGCAGCCCCAGGCCTTCGCCGCCGGCATGCGGTCGGTCTATGTCAACGGCAAGGCTGTGCTGCTCAACGGCGAGCCGACCGCGAACCGGCCGGGCCAGGTCGTGCGCGGACCCGGCTGGACGGGCTGGCCGGGCGGTGGGGCGTGCCGCAAGCGATAG